A single region of the Kryptolebias marmoratus isolate JLee-2015 linkage group LG10, ASM164957v2, whole genome shotgun sequence genome encodes:
- the LOC108232312 gene encoding SLIT and NTRK-like protein 3, producing MRWVAVAVALGCARLSQAARGPTPTPTSTHTPLVDNSEEEVDEPCFEPCTCEVKEGVLHVHCDGRGFTNASQVSQSWIRPFKLNLQRNSLRRLYSNGFQHLGNAVSINLGNNALQDIRVGAFHGLAKLRRLYLHENKLEVFRNDTFAGLEALEYLQADYNVIKRIDSGALRFLYKLRVLILNDNLIPVLPAHLFRSVSLTHLDLRGNRLKSLAYAGTLEYVGRSLMELQLEENPWNCGCEAVQLQQWLGQIPYTAVVGDVTCEYPFHLHGKDLREIPRKELCADLPDKELQGERGGPSAGSKPQASAPNSKHNSHPGRVRPTRPSSMVHGSRQSTHTSSTSSSSSSTERKDRERHPRPTKRPRPSRTSPTSRSMVPNQNPPVAGYQTRPPIPIICPIGCTCNLHITDLGLTVNCKESGFQNVSQLTPRPLNGRKLYLSGNLIQSIYRADFWNFSSLDLLHLGNNRISYLQEGAFSALVSLRSLYLNGNNLERISPHMFLGLQNLRYLYFEYNEIREVDPGTFDSMPSLQLLFLNANLLRSLPPGVFSRVSLARLNLRNNHLLQLPMEGVLEHLRGLVQVDLQQNPWECNCVAAPLKRWLEGLSAVVVVGEVVCHSPEKTKGVDLRSLSMELLCPELGPQEDQEQEEQTATSPAADGGVSVGYPGSGLGPLAPPGMDSIPLSVLVLSLLVLFVSAFFAAAALIAYALRRRDKLPFRRQGEVDLAGIQMECGIFTEQTHHHHHGLPEKPPLPLPEHNHVYDTILPTEAAAKGASPTAAAVTASHVCSNSIYKEEQDAAVKQQRPPQQQTFAASKEAHGGYCSAAEKGREWALEVSSSPINTVTGAMGPLTGLHGNGILCPTVIDSQGPTPKVELVDCLFRLPAPEFRELSDRYARPPPRYPLTQDSKQEARPDQTLVVTAAGSPASGGHDSQNEPGPGEQRPRLKTTPDYMEVLDRSYQF from the exons ATGCGGTGGGTCGCTGTGGCGGTGGCCCTCGGCTGCGCGCGCCTGTCCCAGGCGGCGCGCggccccacccccacccccacctccacgCACACCCCGCTGGTGGACAACTCCGAGGAGGAGGTGGACGAGCCATGCTTCGAGCCGTGCACGTGCGAGGTCAAGGAGGGCGTCCTGCACGTGCACTGCGATGGGCGGGGCTTCACCAACGCCAGCCAG GTGTCACAGTCATGGATCCGCCCTTTCAAACTCAACCTCCAGAGGAACTCTTTGCGGCGTCTCTATAGCAACGGGTTTCAGCACCTTGGCAACGCGGTGTCGATAAACCTCGGCAACAACGCCCTCCAGGACATCCGAGTGGGAGCCTTTCACGGGCTCGCGAAGCTCAGGCGCCTGTACCTCCACGAAAACAAGCTCGAAGTCTTCAGGAATGACACCTTCGCCGGCCTGGAGGCCCTGGAATACCTCCAG GCTGACTACAATGTGATCAAACGAATTGACAGCGGCGCGCTGAGGTTCCTCTACAAGCTCCGGGTTCTCATTCTGAATGACAACCTGATCCCAGTGTTGCCTGCTCATCTGTTCAG ATCTGTTTCCCTGACTCATTTGGACCTGCGGGGGAACCGTCTGAAAAGCCTGGCATATGCTGGGACCCTGGAGTACGTCGGTCGCTCTCTGATGGAGCTACAGCTGGAGGAGAATCCCTGGAACTGTGGCTGCGAGGCAGTGCAGCTTCAGCAGTGGCTGGGTCAGATTCCGTACACGGCCGTCGTGGGGGACGTCACCTGCGAGTACCCGTTCCACCTCCACGGCAAGGACTTGAGGGAAATCCCCCGCAAGGAGCTGTGCGCCGACCTGCCCGATAAGGAGCTGCAGGGCGAGCGGGGGGGCCCGTCAGCTGGGTCCAAGCCTCAGGCCTCGGCGCCGAACTCAAAACACAACTCGCACCCCGGCAGAGTCAGGCCCACGAGACCGTCCTCCATGGTGCACGGCTCCCGCCAAAGCACTCACACATCCTCCAcgtcgtcctcgtcctcctccacgGAGCGCAAGGACAGGGAGAGGCACCCGAGGCCGACGAAAAGGCCGCGACCGTCCAGAACGTCGCCCACGTCCCGCAGCATGGTGCCCAACCAGAACCCCCCCGTGGCCGGCTACCAAACACGACCCCCCATCCCCATCATCTGCCCCATCGGCTGCACCTGCAACCTGCACATCACCGACCTGGGCCTGACCGTCAACTGCAAGGAGAGCGGCTTCCAAAACGTGTCGCAGCTCACGCCTCGGCCCCTCAACGGCCGCAAGCTCTACCTAAGCGGGAACCTGATCCAGAGCATCTACCGCGCCGACTTCTGGAACTTCTCCAGCCTCGACCTGCTCCACCTGGGCAACAACCGCATCTCGTACCTGCAGGAGGGGGCCTTCTCGGCCCTGGTCAGCCTGCGGAGCCTCTACCTGAACGGAAACAACCTGGAGCGCATCAGCCCGCACATGTTCCTGGGGCTGCAGAACCTCAG GTACCTTTACTTCGAGTACAACGAGATCCGGGAGGTGGATCCCGGCACCTTCGACTCCATGCCctccctgcagctgctgtttctcAACGCCAACCTGCTGCGGAGCCTCCCCCCGGGCGTGTTCTCCAGGGTCAGCCTGGCTCGGCTCAACCTGCGCAACAACCACCTCCTGCAGCTCCCGATGGAGGGGGTGCTGGAACACCTCAGGGGGCTGGTGCAG GTGGACCTGCAGCAAAACCCGTGGGAGTGCAACTGTGTAGCGGCTCCGCTGAAGCGTTGGCTCGAGGGCCTCAGCGCCGTGGTCGTGGTGGGGGAGGTGGTCTGTCACTCCCCGGAAAAGACCAAGGGTGTCGACCTGCGCTCCCTCTCCATGGAGCTGCTCTGCCCCGAGCTGGGGCcccaggaggaccaggagcaggaggagcagacaGCGACCTCTCCAGCTGCAGATGGAGGCGTGTCGGTTGGCTACCCCGGCTCGGGCCTGGGGCCTCTCGCCCCTCCGGGGATGGATTCCATCCCTCTGTCGGTGTTGGTGCTCAGCCTGCTGGTGTTGTTTGTCTCCGCGTTCTTCGCGGCGGCGGCACTAATCGCCTACGCCCTGCGGAGGAGGGACAAGCTGCCGTTTCGCCGCCAGGGAGAGGTGGACTTGGCCGGCATCCAGATGGAGTGTGGGATCTTCACCGAGCAGACGCACCACCATCACCACGGCCTCCCGGAGAAGCCTCCCTTACCTCTGCCCGAACACAACCACGTCTACGACACCATCTTGCCCACGGAGGCAGCGGCTAAAGGCGCCAGCCCCACAGCCGCCGCCGTCACCGCCTCCCACGTGTGTAGCAACTCCATCTACAAGGAGGAGCAGGATGCGGCGGTAAAGCAGCAGCGGCCGCCGCAGCAACAGACGTTCGCGGCTTCGAAGGAGGCCCACGGGGGGTACTGCTCTGCGGCAGAGAAGGGGAGGGAGTGGGCCCTGGAGGTGTCCTCGTCCCCCATCAACACTGTCACGGGAGCAATGGGGCCGCTCACCGGCCTCCACGGGAACGGCATCCTGTGCCCCACGGTCATCGACAGCCAGGGCCCCACCCCTAAGGTGGAACTGGTGGACTGCCTCTTCCGACTCCCCGCCCCGGAGTTTAGGGAGCTCTCGGACAGGTACGCGAGGCCCCCGCCCCGCTATCCCCTCACCCAGGACTCCAAGCAGGAGGCAAGGCCCGACCAAACGCTCGTGGTCACCGCCGCCGGCTCCCCGGCGAGCGGTGGCCACGACAGCCAGAACGAGCCGGGGCCCGGAGAGCAGAGACCCAGACTGAAAACCACCCCGGACTACATGGAGGTTCTGGACCGCTCCTACCAGTTTTAA